In Hasllibacter sp. MH4015, the following proteins share a genomic window:
- a CDS encoding aromatic ring-hydroxylating dioxygenase subunit alpha, with amino-acid sequence MPDDLMRPLADVMAPIDRARGLPNAHYTDPATIAAENRAVLETTWAALAVGADVPEPGDAKPIEFLGQPLLLLRDEDGTIRVFFNICRHRGMILVEEPRRIEGAIRCPYHSWCYSKSGRLVATPHVGGPGQNAHAGIDRATLGLSEVRSHIWRDVVFINLSGDAPAFEELHADLLKRWAEFEQPQYHGGADSSFTLEVATNWKLAVENYCESYHLPWVHPSLNTYSRLEDHYHIEAPGQFSGQGTYVYRQLIGEDGKTFPDFAGLSDHWDAGAEYIALYPNVLLGVHRDHAYAIVLEPVAHDCTREHVHIYYPTPETDDALRATNSAQWRSVFEEDIFVVEGMQRGRAASGFDGGRFSPAMDGPTHLFHAWIASRIDAAGA; translated from the coding sequence ATGCCCGACGATCTGATGCGCCCGCTGGCCGATGTGATGGCCCCCATCGACCGCGCCCGCGGCCTGCCCAACGCCCATTACACGGACCCCGCCACCATCGCCGCCGAAAACCGCGCGGTGTTGGAGACGACATGGGCCGCGCTGGCCGTCGGCGCCGACGTGCCGGAACCCGGCGATGCCAAGCCGATCGAATTCCTGGGTCAGCCGCTCTTGCTTTTGCGGGACGAAGACGGGACGATCCGCGTCTTTTTCAACATCTGCCGCCACCGGGGCATGATCCTTGTGGAAGAACCGCGCCGGATCGAAGGCGCTATCCGCTGCCCCTACCATTCGTGGTGCTATTCCAAGTCCGGTCGCCTTGTGGCCACGCCCCATGTCGGCGGGCCGGGCCAGAACGCCCATGCGGGGATCGACCGCGCCACCCTCGGCCTGAGCGAGGTGCGCAGCCATATCTGGCGTGATGTGGTGTTCATAAATCTTTCCGGCGACGCACCGGCCTTTGAAGAGCTGCACGCCGACCTGCTGAAACGGTGGGCGGAATTCGAACAGCCCCAGTATCACGGCGGTGCCGACAGCAGCTTCACCCTGGAGGTCGCGACCAACTGGAAGCTCGCGGTGGAGAATTACTGCGAAAGCTATCACCTGCCCTGGGTGCATCCGTCGCTCAACACCTATTCGCGGCTGGAAGATCACTACCATATCGAGGCGCCGGGCCAGTTTTCCGGCCAGGGCACCTATGTCTATCGCCAGTTGATCGGCGAGGATGGCAAGACCTTCCCCGATTTCGCGGGGCTGAGCGACCATTGGGACGCGGGCGCGGAGTATATCGCGCTCTACCCCAACGTGCTTCTCGGCGTGCACCGCGACCATGCCTACGCCATCGTGCTGGAACCGGTCGCCCATGACTGCACCCGGGAGCATGTCCATATCTACTATCCCACGCCCGAGACCGACGACGCCCTGCGCGCGACCAATTCCGCCCAATGGAGAAGCGTGTTCGAGGAGGATATCTTCGTGGTCGAAGGCATGCAGCGTGGACGCGCCGCGTCGGGCTTTGACGGGGGCCGCTTCTCCCCCGCGATGGACGGGCCGACGCATCTGTTCCACGCCTGGATCGCCAGCCGGATCGACGCGGCCGGGGCCTGA
- a CDS encoding RNA polymerase sigma factor, translating into MPRPSAPALPLKDEEKAGPLPQSRIFAALLSDLRASARRLTRSAQDADDLVQDTLLRVWSRMAMAAEAASDAAPIEDLRAYAFATLRHRAFARFSIAPPLEAEDEDFPAPRGSDAATRLGCAEALAALDDLPADQQRLLRMRAMDGLSYAEIAKKTGLPLGTVTSRLARGRAAMREALDLPPGAPVTDLLGGS; encoded by the coding sequence ATGCCCCGTCCCTCCGCCCCCGCGCTTCCGCTCAAGGATGAAGAAAAGGCAGGCCCCCTGCCCCAATCCCGCATCTTCGCGGCCCTGCTGTCCGATCTCAGGGCCTCCGCCCGTCGCCTGACCCGCTCCGCCCAGGATGCCGATGACCTGGTGCAAGACACGCTCCTGCGGGTCTGGTCGCGCATGGCCATGGCGGCGGAGGCCGCCTCCGATGCCGCCCCGATCGAGGATTTGCGCGCCTATGCCTTTGCCACCCTGCGCCACCGGGCCTTCGCGCGGTTCTCCATCGCGCCGCCCCTGGAGGCGGAGGATGAGGATTTCCCGGCACCGCGCGGTTCTGACGCCGCCACACGTCTTGGCTGTGCCGAAGCCCTGGCCGCGCTTGACGATCTGCCGGCGGATCAGCAGCGGCTCTTGCGGATGCGCGCGATGGACGGGTTGAGCTATGCGGAGATTGCCAAGAAGACCGGCCTGCCCCTTGGCACCGTCACCTCAAGGCTTGCGCGCGGGCGCGCGGCGATGCGCGAGGCGCTGGACCTGCCCCCCGGCGCGCCGGTCACGGACCTTCTGGGCGGCAGCTGA
- the ilvN gene encoding acetolactate synthase small subunit: MPLKIEEGSTSHSAYDLRSHMSDEIETHTLAILVENEPGVLARVIGLFSGRGYNIESLTVAEVDHGGHRSRITIVTSGTPQIINQIKMQLERMVPVHEVADLTVEGPFVSRELALIKVIAKGEHRVEALRIAEIFRCNVVDSTLESFVFELTGMPEKIDAFTELMRPLGDVKLARTGVAAIARGL, from the coding sequence ATGCCCCTCAAGATCGAAGAAGGCTCCACCAGCCATTCCGCCTATGACCTGCGCTCGCACATGTCCGACGAGATCGAGACCCATACGCTTGCCATCCTCGTGGAAAACGAACCCGGCGTGCTGGCGCGCGTGATCGGCCTGTTCTCGGGCCGGGGCTACAACATCGAGAGCCTGACCGTGGCCGAGGTCGACCATGGCGGACACCGGTCGCGGATCACCATCGTTACCTCCGGCACGCCGCAGATCATCAACCAGATCAAGATGCAGCTGGAGCGCATGGTGCCGGTCCACGAGGTCGCGGATCTGACGGTCGAAGGCCCCTTCGTCAGCCGCGAACTGGCGCTCATCAAGGTCATCGCCAAGGGCGAACACCGGGTGGAGGCGCTGCGCATCGCGGAGATCTTCCGCTGCAACGTGGTCGATTCAACCCTTGAAAGCTTCGTCTTCGAGCTGACCGGCATGCCCGAGAAGATCGACGCCTTCACCGAATTGATGCGACCCCTGGGCGATGTGAAACTGGCCCGGACGGGCGTGGCCGCGATTGCGCGCGGTCTCTGA
- a CDS encoding acetolactate synthase 3 large subunit encodes MSEQMTGAKMIVEALKEQGVDTVFGYPGGAVLPIYDEIFQQNAIRHILVRHEQGAVHAAEGYARSTGKPGVVLVTSGPGATNAVTGLTDALMDSIPIVCLTGQVPTFMIGSDAFQEADTVGITRPCTKMNWLVKETDALSDTIHQAFHIATSGRPGPVLVDIPKDVQFATGSYTTKPKARVSHYQPKMKGDIEVITALVEAMEQAERPVFYTGGGVINSGDKASALLRELVDATGFPITSTLMGLGAYPASGDKWLGMLGMHGTYEANLAMHGCDLMINIGARFDDRITGRIADFSPNSIKAHIDIDPSSINKVIHADFPIIGDVAHVLEDLLRVWKARGRTSNSAAVQTWWTQIEAWKAVRCLNYTQEGKTIKPQYALERLEALTKDHKARYITTEVGQHQMWAAQFMGFDDPNRWMTSGGLGTMGYGFPASVGVQVAHPDALVINVAGEASWLMNMQEMGTAVQYRLPVKQFILNNERLGMVRQWQELLHGERYSESWSEALPDFVKLAEAFGAKGILCSDPADLDDAIMEMLAYDGPVIFDCLVEKHENCFPMIPSGKAHNEMLLGEAETQGVIDAGGGVLV; translated from the coding sequence ATGTCAGAGCAAATGACCGGAGCGAAGATGATCGTCGAGGCCCTGAAGGAACAGGGCGTCGACACGGTATTTGGCTATCCCGGCGGTGCGGTCCTTCCGATTTACGACGAGATTTTCCAGCAAAACGCGATCCGGCACATCCTGGTGCGCCACGAACAGGGTGCGGTCCACGCGGCCGAGGGGTATGCGCGGTCCACCGGCAAGCCCGGCGTGGTTCTTGTGACGTCCGGGCCGGGCGCGACCAATGCCGTCACCGGCCTGACCGATGCACTGATGGACTCGATCCCGATTGTCTGCCTGACGGGCCAGGTGCCCACCTTCATGATCGGCTCGGACGCGTTTCAGGAGGCCGATACGGTCGGCATCACGCGACCCTGCACCAAGATGAACTGGCTGGTGAAGGAGACCGACGCGCTGTCCGACACGATCCACCAGGCGTTCCATATCGCCACGTCCGGGCGTCCCGGCCCGGTTCTGGTCGACATCCCCAAGGATGTGCAGTTTGCGACCGGCAGCTACACGACCAAACCCAAGGCGCGCGTCAGCCATTACCAGCCCAAGATGAAAGGCGATATCGAGGTCATCACCGCGCTGGTGGAGGCGATGGAACAGGCCGAGCGCCCGGTTTTCTATACCGGCGGCGGCGTCATCAATTCCGGCGACAAGGCCAGCGCGCTGCTGCGTGAATTGGTGGACGCGACGGGCTTCCCGATCACCTCCACCCTCATGGGTCTGGGCGCCTACCCCGCCTCCGGCGACAAATGGCTCGGCATGTTGGGGATGCACGGCACCTACGAGGCCAACCTGGCGATGCATGGCTGCGATCTGATGATCAATATCGGCGCGCGGTTCGACGACCGCATCACGGGCCGCATCGCGGATTTCAGCCCGAATTCGATCAAGGCCCATATCGACATCGACCCGTCATCCATCAACAAGGTGATCCATGCCGATTTCCCAATCATCGGCGATGTGGCGCATGTGTTGGAGGATCTGCTGCGGGTGTGGAAGGCGCGCGGGCGCACGTCCAATTCCGCCGCGGTGCAGACGTGGTGGACCCAGATCGAGGCATGGAAGGCCGTGCGCTGCCTGAATTACACGCAGGAAGGCAAGACGATCAAACCGCAATACGCCCTGGAGCGGTTGGAAGCGCTGACCAAGGACCACAAGGCGCGCTACATCACGACCGAGGTGGGCCAGCACCAGATGTGGGCCGCGCAATTCATGGGCTTCGATGATCCGAATCGCTGGATGACCTCCGGCGGCCTTGGCACAATGGGCTACGGCTTCCCGGCTTCGGTCGGCGTGCAGGTGGCCCATCCGGATGCGCTGGTCATCAACGTGGCCGGTGAGGCGAGCTGGCTGATGAACATGCAGGAGATGGGAACGGCGGTGCAATACCGCCTGCCGGTCAAGCAATTCATCCTCAACAACGAGCGCCTCGGCATGGTCCGCCAATGGCAGGAACTGCTCCACGGAGAGCGGTATTCGGAAAGCTGGTCCGAGGCGCTGCCCGATTTCGTCAAGCTGGCCGAAGCGTTCGGCGCGAAGGGCATCCTATGCTCCGACCCCGCCGATCTGGACGACGCGATCATGGAGATGCTGGCCTACGACGGCCCGGTGATCTTCGATTGCCTGGTGGAGAAGCACGAGAACTGCTTCCCGATGATCCCGTCCGGCAAGGCCCATAACGAGATGCTCCTGGGAGAGGCCGAGACGCAGGGCGTTATCGACGCGGGCGGCGGGGTTCTGGTGTGA
- a CDS encoding PhoX family phosphatase: MKDIDTSDLSWDDWDEKVRPAPETTDFDQVVDRAMGRRGFLGSILAIGSGAAVMGTGFLRGTTAMADTQGAGFAFNPIPIFTDNEVHVPEGYIWRVVARWGDPLFSNAPEFANGHGVDGSDLMFGENTDGMELFEIDGAEVIAINHEYVNPAINIPDRGEGVPPTADDVMTLMNLQGVSVMEVARGEDGYEVVVDSPYNRRIHHNTPMTIAGPAAGHALLQTSADPSGTQVLGTMNNCGSGRTLWGTYLTCEENFNGYFGSTDPELALPEGFDRYGIDHDSRYAYELYHARYDISQEPNEANRFGYIVEIDPADPEAQPVKRTALGRFKHENAAMTLAADGRVVVYMGDDERGEFMYRYVSNGTYSEGGSTEGLLDDGTLYAAVFHDDGTGEWRALTPEATSMDQAMICIHTRQAASAVGATTMDRPEWIAVSGVHPEAYCCLTNNSRRAEGFTNAGGDPAGYAPNSPNPRVDNHYGQIVRWRPAGEDHGADGFDWDLYVMAGNPVVGMGPYAGSDNVTEGNMFNSPDGMQVDTHGMVWIQTDGDDSNEGPYAGMGNNQMLVGDPVSGEIARFLSGPSGSEVTGLTWNADRTVAFVGIQHPGGTWPDGGDALPRSSVIAVWREDGAAIG; encoded by the coding sequence ATGAAAGATATCGACACGAGCGACCTGAGTTGGGACGACTGGGACGAAAAGGTGCGTCCGGCCCCCGAGACCACGGATTTCGACCAGGTTGTTGATCGCGCCATGGGCCGACGCGGCTTCCTCGGCTCCATCCTCGCCATCGGGTCCGGCGCGGCGGTGATGGGCACCGGTTTTCTGCGGGGCACGACGGCGATGGCCGACACGCAAGGCGCGGGCTTTGCGTTCAACCCGATCCCGATTTTCACGGACAACGAGGTTCACGTCCCCGAAGGCTATATCTGGCGCGTGGTCGCCCGGTGGGGGGATCCTTTGTTTTCCAATGCGCCGGAATTCGCCAACGGGCATGGCGTCGACGGCTCCGACCTGATGTTCGGAGAGAACACCGACGGCATGGAGCTGTTTGAGATCGACGGGGCGGAAGTCATCGCGATCAACCATGAATATGTGAACCCCGCCATCAACATCCCCGACCGGGGGGAGGGCGTGCCGCCGACCGCCGATGATGTCATGACGTTGATGAACCTTCAGGGCGTCTCCGTCATGGAAGTGGCGCGCGGGGAGGACGGCTACGAGGTCGTGGTCGACAGCCCCTATAACCGCCGCATCCACCACAACACGCCGATGACCATCGCGGGACCTGCCGCCGGTCATGCGCTGTTGCAGACCTCCGCCGACCCCAGTGGCACGCAGGTGCTTGGCACGATGAACAATTGCGGGTCGGGGCGAACGCTTTGGGGCACGTATCTGACCTGTGAGGAGAACTTCAACGGCTATTTCGGGTCCACCGATCCGGAGCTGGCGCTGCCCGAGGGATTCGATCGCTACGGCATCGACCATGACAGCCGCTATGCCTATGAGCTCTATCACGCGCGCTACGACATCTCCCAGGAGCCGAACGAGGCCAACCGCTTCGGCTATATCGTGGAGATCGACCCCGCCGATCCGGAGGCGCAGCCGGTCAAACGCACCGCCCTGGGGCGCTTCAAGCACGAAAACGCCGCGATGACCCTGGCCGCCGATGGCCGCGTCGTCGTCTATATGGGCGATGATGAGCGTGGCGAATTCATGTACCGCTATGTCTCCAACGGGACCTACAGCGAGGGCGGCTCGACCGAGGGGCTGCTCGACGACGGCACGCTCTACGCCGCGGTCTTCCATGACGATGGCACCGGCGAATGGCGCGCATTGACGCCCGAGGCGACCTCGATGGATCAGGCGATGATCTGCATTCATACCCGCCAGGCGGCCTCTGCCGTGGGGGCGACCACGATGGACCGTCCGGAATGGATCGCGGTGTCGGGCGTCCATCCCGAGGCCTATTGCTGCCTGACGAACAATTCCCGTCGGGCCGAGGGATTCACCAATGCGGGCGGCGATCCGGCGGGCTACGCGCCCAACTCCCCCAATCCGCGCGTCGACAACCATTATGGCCAGATCGTCCGCTGGCGCCCGGCGGGCGAAGACCACGGGGCGGACGGCTTCGATTGGGATCTCTACGTTATGGCGGGAAACCCCGTTGTCGGCATGGGGCCCTATGCTGGGTCGGACAACGTGACCGAGGGCAACATGTTCAACTCGCCCGACGGGATGCAGGTCGACACACACGGCATGGTCTGGATCCAGACCGATGGGGACGACAGCAACGAAGGCCCCTATGCCGGGATGGGCAACAACCAGATGCTCGTGGGCGACCCGGTCAGTGGAGAGATCGCACGCTTCCTGTCCGGTCCCTCGGGCTCGGAAGTGACGGGTCTGACGTGGAACGCCGATCGCACGGTCGCGTTCGTGGGCATCCAGCACCCCGGCGGCACCTGGCCCGACGGCGGTGACGCGCTCCCCCGATCCTCCGTGATCGCCGTTTGGCGGGAGGATGGCGCGGCGATCGGCTGA
- a CDS encoding TRAP transporter substrate-binding protein, with amino-acid sequence MDRRSFLRTSAVGGAAAATTSLAAPAYAQGNRTLTLVTTWGRGLAGVHDAAQHVADSITAMSDGSLTIDLRAAGELVGAFEVFDAVTSGQADMYHGADYYFVNQHPGYAFFTAVPFGMTAQELVNWYYHMGGHELHDELGQIFGLKSFLAGNTGAQAGGWFRSEITSPEDFNGLRFRMPGLGGQALGRLGASVQNLPGAEVYQALASGAIDGTEWIGPWADQSAGFQEITQTYYTAGFHEPGAGLSLATNREVFEELSPAHQKIIEVAAAEAHQWSLSQFLSNNGSALQQLVNGGVQVREFPDSVWDAFGQASNEVLEEYMSDELFARIRESAMESMASSSSWITAAEGTYRTQRDRVLG; translated from the coding sequence ATGGATCGTCGTTCTTTCTTGCGCACGTCCGCCGTTGGCGGTGCCGCCGCTGCCACAACGTCGCTGGCCGCTCCGGCCTATGCCCAGGGCAACCGCACGCTGACGCTTGTCACGACCTGGGGTCGCGGCCTGGCTGGCGTGCATGACGCCGCGCAGCACGTTGCCGACAGCATCACCGCCATGTCCGATGGCTCTCTGACCATCGACCTGCGCGCCGCCGGCGAACTCGTCGGTGCGTTCGAGGTGTTTGACGCCGTGACCTCCGGTCAGGCGGACATGTACCACGGTGCGGACTACTACTTCGTCAACCAGCATCCCGGTTACGCCTTCTTCACCGCCGTGCCCTTCGGCATGACGGCGCAGGAACTCGTGAACTGGTACTACCACATGGGTGGGCACGAGCTGCATGACGAACTGGGCCAGATCTTCGGCCTGAAGTCGTTCCTGGCGGGCAATACCGGCGCACAGGCCGGTGGCTGGTTCCGTTCGGAAATCACCAGCCCCGAGGATTTCAACGGCCTGCGCTTCCGTATGCCGGGCCTCGGTGGTCAGGCGCTCGGTCGTCTTGGCGCATCGGTGCAGAACCTTCCCGGCGCGGAAGTGTACCAGGCGCTGGCCTCCGGTGCGATCGACGGCACCGAATGGATCGGCCCCTGGGCGGACCAATCGGCCGGTTTCCAGGAAATCACGCAGACCTACTACACCGCGGGCTTCCACGAGCCGGGTGCCGGTCTGTCGCTGGCGACCAACCGCGAAGTCTTCGAAGAGCTGAGCCCCGCGCATCAGAAGATCATCGAAGTCGCCGCCGCAGAAGCGCACCAGTGGTCGCTGTCGCAGTTCCTGTCCAACAACGGTTCGGCCCTGCAGCAGCTGGTCAATGGTGGCGTTCAGGTTCGCGAATTCCCCGATTCCGTCTGGGATGCGTTCGGTCAGGCCTCCAACGAAGTGCTGGAAGAGTACATGAGCGACGAGCTGTTCGCGCGCATCCGCGAAAGCGCGATGGAATCCATGGCGTCGTCCTCCAGCTGGATCACGGCTGCCGAAGGCACCTACCGCACGCAGCGTGACCGCGTTCTGGGCTAA
- a CDS encoding TRAP transporter small permease subunit, translating into MLDAILWVLTNLAMAPVNLVRALLDPGAWLNWSDGEALARFMYYGGSVEFFFVVLVFFLTLTFIGFWKREFLWGAVGVLEGFANGIGRFAAWAGLLMVLQQVMIVFLQRIFRVAEIGIGPIGIGFTQDLSWWSEELKLYNALIVCLCVSYTFVQGGHVRVDLVYAAVKFRTKKVIDMFGAVFFMMPAIVLTYMYAWFFMWRHLVVPNPSASSDLDRMLMQARALRWNVETIGFSPNGFNAYFLFKVLIVAYCILVFLQAWAMLWRSYLEWKEGEASEGKNLDKDVLGDEDAEAAAAIH; encoded by the coding sequence ATGCTCGACGCCATTTTATGGGTGCTGACCAACCTGGCCATGGCACCGGTCAATCTTGTCCGGGCCCTGCTTGATCCCGGCGCGTGGTTGAACTGGTCCGATGGCGAGGCGTTGGCACGGTTCATGTATTACGGCGGGTCCGTCGAATTCTTCTTCGTCGTTCTGGTCTTCTTCCTGACGCTGACTTTCATCGGCTTCTGGAAGCGCGAATTCCTGTGGGGCGCCGTCGGGGTGCTGGAAGGCTTCGCCAACGGCATCGGGCGTTTTGCCGCGTGGGCGGGCCTTCTGATGGTCCTGCAACAGGTAATGATCGTCTTTTTGCAACGCATCTTCCGGGTGGCGGAGATCGGGATCGGCCCGATCGGGATCGGCTTCACCCAGGACCTCAGCTGGTGGTCCGAAGAACTGAAACTCTACAACGCCCTCATTGTCTGCCTTTGCGTCAGCTACACCTTCGTGCAGGGCGGACATGTGCGGGTCGACCTGGTCTATGCCGCCGTGAAATTCCGCACCAAGAAGGTGATCGACATGTTCGGTGCGGTGTTCTTCATGATGCCGGCGATTGTCCTGACCTACATGTATGCGTGGTTCTTCATGTGGCGGCACCTTGTGGTGCCCAACCCCTCGGCTTCGTCGGATCTGGACCGGATGCTGATGCAGGCCCGCGCGCTGCGCTGGAACGTGGAGACGATCGGGTTCAGCCCCAATGGCTTCAACGCTTACTTCCTCTTCAAGGTGCTGATCGTGGCCTATTGCATCCTGGTCTTCCTCCAGGCTTGGGCGATGCTGTGGCGGTCGTATCTCGAATGGAAGGAGGGGGAGGCCTCGGAAGGCAAGAACCTCGACAAGGATGTGCTCGGCGATGAGGACGCGGAAGCCGCGGCCGCCATCCACTGA
- a CDS encoding TRAP transporter large permease subunit, which produces MLFGLDGVEIGLIIVFLTLFGGIMTGFPVAFSIGGAGVISFAIIAALDSSGLLIHQAIDTSSAEYAALVAEGVTRESISVFRYPELPRYGEPLFPQGWETALDRNLAFIVNRMNERVIAGQSIETLLAVLMFVMMGITLERSKIANDLLTTMARVFGPLPGGLAVSIVIVGAFLAASTGIVGATVVTMGLLALPTMLRNNYSPELATGVIAASGTLGQIIPPSIVIVLLGTLAGDLYATGQETRAQLAGCRDALTFLGEPAVLSVGTLFQAALLPGIFLAFLYGAYAFGYALVFPSRAPAVQMGEGTGEPVTRNEALTWFLGLPAALIIGVSLMASAGIIGGQAINVSSYSDAGESASLRTNVPEQCAAAMIDLHGQAAWDRAVAEQAAIDEAGGAEAAHERSPEELEAATNAALAAAAPIGSGVAALFTILALTLILARGISPSSNPVPLIVGGLGVVLAVIVDIALITPLTGPGATFVLLAIPFALTIYGCYHAVLRLSKNDLLRVVFPPLVLIVAVLGSILGGITNPTPAAALGAAGAIMLAAYRKLGDDRKGSKIIIWASFAVVIMILVGVNFDLRLGRESVTGADYIAYIVTQIAYHFSFFGLLFACWVLLRTSVLGPVVRETAKVTSMVFTILIGSQVLNLTLIAFGGEHYIQDFLRAFDQEWVVFLLVMAILFVLGFVLDFLEIIYIVIPIVGPVIYGGTLDPKWVTIMIAVNLQTSFLTPPFGFALFYLRGVAPKSVTTGHIYRGVIPFVGIQVIGLAILWFFPGIVTIVPDLLPN; this is translated from the coding sequence ATGCTGTTTGGATTGGACGGGGTCGAAATTGGCCTGATAATCGTGTTCCTCACGCTGTTTGGCGGGATCATGACGGGCTTCCCGGTGGCCTTCTCGATCGGCGGGGCAGGGGTGATCTCGTTCGCGATCATCGCGGCGCTGGACAGCTCGGGCCTGCTGATCCACCAGGCCATCGACACCAGTTCCGCGGAATACGCCGCTCTCGTTGCCGAAGGGGTGACGCGCGAAAGCATATCCGTCTTCCGATACCCCGAATTGCCGCGATACGGGGAGCCGCTGTTCCCGCAAGGCTGGGAAACCGCGCTGGACCGCAACCTCGCCTTCATCGTCAACCGCATGAACGAGCGTGTGATTGCAGGCCAGTCCATCGAGACGTTGCTGGCGGTTCTGATGTTCGTGATGATGGGCATCACGCTGGAACGCTCCAAGATCGCCAATGACCTGCTGACCACCATGGCGCGCGTCTTTGGCCCGCTGCCCGGCGGTCTGGCCGTGTCCATCGTGATCGTGGGCGCGTTTCTTGCCGCCTCCACCGGCATCGTCGGCGCGACGGTTGTGACCATGGGCCTGCTGGCCCTGCCAACGATGCTGCGCAACAATTACTCGCCCGAGCTTGCGACCGGTGTGATTGCCGCCTCCGGCACGTTGGGGCAGATCATTCCACCCTCCATCGTGATCGTCTTGCTCGGCACGCTGGCGGGGGACCTATACGCCACGGGGCAGGAGACGCGGGCGCAGCTTGCGGGGTGCCGTGATGCGCTGACCTTCCTGGGCGAACCGGCCGTTCTGTCGGTCGGCACGCTGTTCCAGGCGGCCCTTCTGCCGGGCATCTTCCTGGCCTTCCTCTATGGCGCCTATGCGTTCGGCTACGCGCTTGTCTTCCCGTCCCGCGCGCCCGCCGTGCAGATGGGCGAGGGCACCGGTGAGCCGGTCACGCGCAACGAGGCGCTGACCTGGTTCCTCGGTCTGCCCGCGGCCCTGATCATCGGTGTCAGCCTGATGGCGTCGGCCGGGATCATCGGTGGCCAGGCCATCAACGTCTCCAGCTACTCCGACGCGGGCGAGAGCGCCTCGCTCCGGACCAATGTGCCCGAGCAATGCGCGGCCGCAATGATCGACCTGCATGGCCAAGCCGCCTGGGACCGCGCGGTTGCCGAACAGGCCGCCATTGACGAGGCCGGGGGGGCGGAGGCCGCCCACGAGCGTTCACCCGAGGAATTGGAAGCCGCGACCAACGCCGCACTGGCCGCCGCGGCGCCCATCGGCTCGGGCGTTGCTGCGCTCTTCACCATCCTTGCGCTGACGCTGATCCTGGCGCGCGGCATCTCGCCGTCATCCAACCCGGTTCCGCTCATCGTGGGCGGGTTGGGTGTCGTGTTGGCGGTGATCGTCGACATCGCCCTCATCACGCCGCTGACCGGGCCGGGGGCGACCTTCGTGCTCCTCGCCATCCCCTTCGCCTTGACGATCTATGGCTGCTACCACGCGGTGCTCCGGCTTTCGAAGAACGACCTGTTGCGGGTCGTCTTCCCGCCGCTCGTGCTGATCGTCGCGGTTCTGGGCTCGATCCTCGGCGGGATCACCAACCCGACGCCCGCCGCCGCCCTGGGGGCCGCGGGCGCGATCATGCTGGCGGCCTATCGCAAACTCGGCGACGACCGCAAAGGCTCCAAGATCATCATCTGGGCCAGCTTCGCCGTGGTCATCATGATCCTGGTCGGCGTGAATTTCGATCTGCGCCTCGGTCGGGAATCCGTCACCGGAGCCGATTACATCGCCTATATCGTGACGCAGATCGCCTACCACTTCTCGTTCTTCGGGCTGCTTTTTGCCTGCTGGGTGTTGTTGCGAACGAGCGTTCTGGGGCCGGTGGTGCGCGAGACGGCGAAGGTCACGAGCATGGTCTTCACCATCCTCATCGGCTCACAGGTTCTCAACCTGACACTGATCGCCTTCGGCGGCGAACATTACATTCAGGACTTCCTGAGGGCATTCGACCAGGAATGGGTCGTGTTCCTCCTGGTGATGGCGATCCTGTTCGTCCTCGGCTTCGTGCTCGATTTCCTTGAGATCATCTACATCGTGATCCCGATCGTGGGGCCGGTGATCTATGGCGGGACGCTGGATCCGAAATGGGTGACGATCATGATCGCGGTGAACTTGCAGACCTCGTTCCTGACGCCACCCTTCGGTTTCGCGCTCTTTTACCTGCGCGGGGTCGCGCCGAAATCGGTGACGACCGGCCACATCTATCGCGGGGTCATACCCTTCGTGGGGATCCAGGTGATCGGATTGGCGATCCTGTGGTTCTTCCCCGGCATCGTGACGATCGTGCCCGACCTGCTTCCAAACTGA
- a CDS encoding VOC family protein, with protein MRLGLITFLVPDYDTGLRFFGDGLGWDLVSDEDQGRKRWVVVTRDLAAPDAPSLVLAVPTTPAQRAALGQQTGDRVGFFLQTDDFERDAARITAAGGTFIEAPRDEPYGRVAQWRDPWGNLWDLIAPPRA; from the coding sequence GTGCGCCTCGGCCTCATCACGTTTCTCGTTCCCGACTACGATACCGGCCTGCGCTTCTTCGGCGACGGGCTTGGCTGGGATCTGGTCAGCGACGAAGACCAGGGGCGCAAACGCTGGGTCGTGGTGACGCGGGATCTGGCTGCGCCGGACGCGCCGTCGCTTGTCCTCGCCGTTCCGACAACCCCGGCGCAACGCGCGGCCCTCGGGCAGCAAACCGGGGACCGTGTGGGGTTCTTCCTGCAAACGGACGATTTCGAGCGGGACGCGGCGCGGATCACCGCCGCCGGTGGCACCTTCATCGAGGCGCCGCGCGATGAGCCCTATGGCCGGGTCGCCCAATGGCGCGACCCATGGGGCAATCTGTGGGACCTGATCGCACCGCCCCGCGCCTGA